ATCATTTGGTCATCATCCATAAAGCCAATCAGCAATTTGGCCGTCGGATTACGGGTCATGATCTGCGCCCAAACGGCGAAAACGTCATTGTTGAGCTTTTTCGGACGATTAAAGCTGCCATAGGTGAAATAGCCGTTGCTCAACGCAGGGAGCGGGTTGATATCCGGGCTGAGTTCACTGGGTGCAAAGAAACTGCGCAGCGGCATGTAGAGCAATTTCTCCGTGTACTGATCGTCCATTTCACCTGGTTTGCCGAGGCCAGGCGTGGTAATGCGGTAATCCATCTGCTCAAGACCGGTGGTGCCGGGATAACCAATCCATGTCATCTGAACAGGTGCTGGTTTAAAGCCAAAAACCGGCAACCGGCTTCCCGTTGTATGACCCGACAGGTCGATCAGGATATCAATCTGATCTTCGGCAATTTGTTTCGCCAGCTCCGCGTCACTGTATTCTGTTGCCATGCGCCACACTGTCGCGGTTTGCTCATAATGATCTCGAACATGATCGGGACGGTCGATGGTGCTGTAGGCAATTAAATCGAAATGCTGTCGGTCCAGATTGTTCCAGAACGGCAGGAAGAAATTGCTGACTGGATGGATACGAAGATCGCCAGAAACAAACCCGATGCGCAGTTTGCGGTGCGGATCTTTATTCCCGCCATGAGTGATGGTCACCTGCTGTGAGGCACACCATTCGTTAACCTGATGACCGTATTTTTGATGAGCCGCAAAAAGCTCCGCAGGCGATACGCTGGCATCATGACTCATGACAAACAGCAGGCTGGTATAGGCGTCAAAATCTGGGCTTTTCAGCGACAACGCCTTTTCGAGGAAATACCGTGCATCGGTTATTTTTTGGTTATCGCTGAGGATAATGCCCAGAATACTGAGGAAATACGGTACGTCGGCATGAATGCGAATCGAGTGACGAGCACACTTCTCCGCGATCGCAATCTCACGGCGTTCGTGATAGATACATGCCAGCAAGTTCCAGCAGTTAGCATTTTGTTCGTCAATACGCAGCAAAGCGCGCAACAGCTTGCGTGCCTCAAGGAGTTCATTGATTTTGAAAAGCGCAGTCGCCAGATCGAAATAGCTATCCCAGTGCATGGAATATTGCCCCAGCAAACGGCTGGTGAGCAGAAGCGATGGATGCCAGGCGCCCATCAACAGGTTTGATCGTGCCTGGCAGCGCAGCAAATGAACATTTTCCGGATCGTCTTTAAGCAAGTTAGCGACACGGTCTCGCCCCTCTTTATGACGGCCCTGTTTAATTAACGCGTTAACCTCATCGTACAAACTGTCGTACTGTTTATCATCACCGTTAACGGTAAGTTGGAGATTAACCTTAGCTAAGAACCCACCATACTTTTGTTCACAGCTAAACATCAGCAAGGCGATATAAACTTGCTTGATTACCGCCACATCATTGGATTTCATAAAGCGTTGCAGTGCAATTCGCCAGGCATCGATCGAGCCGGTCAGCAGACCTTTATCACGCAGCGTGCTAAATAACGCCCAACTGGATGCGTCGCTGAACGTCATGCCACGCGTGGCAAATTCCCACTCTTCACGGTTAAGCGTGACGTTTTGTCCCCAGTAATTACTGAGGGTGATGCTCTCTTGCTGTGCAAACGCGTCCTCTGTCAGGGACACAATTGGGCGTAATGCATCGTCTGTCGCCACGTTGTAAGCAGAAGGTACAGCGCTAACAATCAATCCATTGATCGAATTCCCCAGCAGATCCTGCAGCGACGCAACCAGCTCGGCGCGGTTATCACTGTTGGAATTTTCCGGGAAACGGCAATGGAAAAGCAGTTGCTCGAACGTCAGGCTCAATGGCCAAACTTCCGTTAAGACATCAAGCACTTGCAGAGTGGTGGTATTTTCCGTTTTCAGCGGCGTGCCATCCAGCGTGAGATGACCATTAGCAATCACACCATAGCTATTTATCTGGCGCTTGAAACAGCCTGCCCAATGTAAATGCTCAACCGATGTCAGGTCTGGCGTGGCGGCAATATTCTTCGCTCCGGCATGCGCGAGAAGGCTAAAACGTTCACGACGATTAACCGTAAAATCAAGATATTGCTGGCTTTTCTCTCGCGTACTGCCGCTGCCAATCAGGGCATGCATCTGTGCTGTCTGCGTGCCGTAAGTGCTCGCCACTTCGCACTGAGGAACGGCATCCCCAACATAGCTAAAACCCGCATCGGTAATTTGCTGATGGAAATCCGCGAAATAATCTGCCTGATTGATATTGCCGAGATAACGGAACGCGAGCGTCAGATCGTTGCTTTGCTCGGCGTCAGTCACCTGATTTTTCAGGCCACCTTCGGGGAGCGTCATCGCCAGATAGCTAAGCATCCCGCGTGCGGAATCCAGTTGGGCGTCAATCCCCTCCGCGCTACCGGCGTGAAAGCTGAGCGAGTCCTGTAGCGTTTTTGCATCGTGCGCGCCAGGCAATACCTGCCAGTGAATTCCCATCATGCCCTGAGCGGAAAGATGCGTCTGGCACCACGCCAGTAGCGCAGTGCGCTCGTCGCCCCCCATCAGGGAGAAAAGTCCACGCAGGATGATGTAATCAAACTCACCCAAATCGGAGGCCAGCAGATCGGCAAGCCCGGCATGGTGCAACTCTATGTTCGCCAGGGCGAACTGTGCAATCTGCTGTTGACCGCGCGCGATGTCGTCTTCATTGATATCGACGCCAATCGCCAGGCTGTGTGGCCAGGCCAGCGCGTTGGCAATCAGCGATTCACCCTGCCCGCATCCCAGCTCCAGAATACGCGCCTCTGCGGGATTAACCGCATCAGCGAGATAAAGCGAGGCCGCCACATGGAGTGCGGCCGGCGTAGAGCGAGAGGCAGAGTAAACGCTTGTCACGATAACGTATCCAAAAATAAAGAATGAAACTGTCTTTGCCGGGGCTCAGGCCACTGGCAGATATTTGCTGTGCAACTGGTGTTTATAGTCCTGATAAGGGCCCGCGACGTTTTTCTTCGTGGTCACCACCCAGCTAAATGCCGCGTCGGAATGCCTGATATCAATAAGTTCTTCCGTCGGTTCGCGACCAATAGCCATCTGCTCTACCGGAGACAAGAGATCAACGGCAAAAGAGAGCGCAATTTGATCGAGGAACCACTCGGCTTTGTCACAAGTCAGGTTAACGTCGATGAAATGACCGACGGCCGCAAAATACTTTTGCGAGATTTCACCGCCGCGGGTAAAGACGAACCCGGCTGGGATCTGTTCCCAGAGCGGCAGCCCTGCATGATGCGAGAAGATCAGCTCGTTATCCTGGTAGCGCGTTTTGACGTCAGCCCACGGCTTTCTCACCAGGCAATCGGCGTCCAGCACCATAATCGGCCCGGCAATTTTCTCGATCGCATGGCTCAGGAAGACGAAACGGCGGCAGGCGTAATGCACATTGACCGCTTTAACCGCGGCAAAATATTCGCTGCTGAGTGAGATCGACAGCCCTGGCAGTTTTTCGCCGAGGGATTTCAAATGCGAAATCATTTCTGCTTCGCAGTTATAAATGTGGACATGGACGTTCAGCGCGGTGCCGTTGGTTTCATAGATAGAAAGCAGTAGCGCGACAGCGTGTTCGTAGTAATAGCCTTTATCGCACGCCACCAGCACGGTCGTTTTGCCGTTATCTTCCGGTGCGATCAGCCATTCGTAGCGGGATGCATCCAGCTTTGGCGCGGGTTCAGCCAGCGATCGGAAATCAATAAATGAATCCGGATGACCGCCCAGCTTATAAATGCAGCACACCACCATCACCAGCGTCATGCGGTCTTCGCCAATCAGATCGGCATTGGACGTTAACTGCTGAATCACCACGTGCGCCTGGTTGTAATCCTCTTCCATCAGGCAGATGAGCAGCAGGATTTTAAGCACGCTTGGCGTTTCGCTTAGCGTTGAAAGAT
This sequence is a window from Enterobacter sp. 638. Protein-coding genes within it:
- a CDS encoding bifunctional class I SAM-dependent methyltransferase/glycosyltransferase, yielding MTSVYSASRSTPAALHVAASLYLADAVNPAEARILELGCGQGESLIANALAWPHSLAIGVDINEDDIARGQQQIAQFALANIELHHAGLADLLASDLGEFDYIILRGLFSLMGGDERTALLAWCQTHLSAQGMMGIHWQVLPGAHDAKTLQDSLSFHAGSAEGIDAQLDSARGMLSYLAMTLPEGGLKNQVTDAEQSNDLTLAFRYLGNINQADYFADFHQQITDAGFSYVGDAVPQCEVASTYGTQTAQMHALIGSGSTREKSQQYLDFTVNRRERFSLLAHAGAKNIAATPDLTSVEHLHWAGCFKRQINSYGVIANGHLTLDGTPLKTENTTTLQVLDVLTEVWPLSLTFEQLLFHCRFPENSNSDNRAELVASLQDLLGNSINGLIVSAVPSAYNVATDDALRPIVSLTEDAFAQQESITLSNYWGQNVTLNREEWEFATRGMTFSDASSWALFSTLRDKGLLTGSIDAWRIALQRFMKSNDVAVIKQVYIALLMFSCEQKYGGFLAKVNLQLTVNGDDKQYDSLYDEVNALIKQGRHKEGRDRVANLLKDDPENVHLLRCQARSNLLMGAWHPSLLLTSRLLGQYSMHWDSYFDLATALFKINELLEARKLLRALLRIDEQNANCWNLLACIYHERREIAIAEKCARHSIRIHADVPYFLSILGIILSDNQKITDARYFLEKALSLKSPDFDAYTSLLFVMSHDASVSPAELFAAHQKYGHQVNEWCASQQVTITHGGNKDPHRKLRIGFVSGDLRIHPVSNFFLPFWNNLDRQHFDLIAYSTIDRPDHVRDHYEQTATVWRMATEYSDAELAKQIAEDQIDILIDLSGHTTGSRLPVFGFKPAPVQMTWIGYPGTTGLEQMDYRITTPGLGKPGEMDDQYTEKLLYMPLRSFFAPSELSPDINPLPALSNGYFTYGSFNRPKKLNNDVFAVWAQIMTRNPTAKLLIGFMDDDQMIARYRKKLCALGVLESQLIFRKTTGLENYLRIHHEVDILLDSFPYTGGTTTSHAVWMGVPTLSIAGATTASRQGVEIMHIYGLQTFIATSQEDYIEKAIAWQSNLEELNGWRQSMRQNMPLKQDGFDVSAPLEKALRRAWQIYCAGQPAQSFTVKE